A window of Microcystis aeruginosa FD4 contains these coding sequences:
- the speB gene encoding agmatinase — translation MLLSCATGSEQFLGSEAIASYATAKAVILPIPYEATTTYRKGCETGPAAVITASQQLEAYDEELKRETCLEVGIYTHDAIADTRQQPQLSAEEMLAVTTATVSRLIADDKFVVAVGGEHAITTGVVQAYRQALSEPFTVVQIDAHGDMRFEYEGSHHNHACVMRRVLEMGLPTLPVGIRAICREEAELIAKQQIPVVWDRDIAGDPDWIEKAIAKITTEKVFLTIDVDGIDPALIPGVGTPEPGGLSWHQTLGFLRRLFQTHQVIGCDVMELAPISDSVVSEFTTAKLIYKLIGYQFIA, via the coding sequence ATGTTATTGTCTTGCGCCACCGGTAGCGAACAGTTTTTAGGTAGTGAAGCGATCGCATCTTACGCCACAGCTAAGGCCGTGATCCTGCCGATTCCCTACGAGGCCACCACCACCTATCGTAAAGGTTGTGAAACCGGGCCGGCGGCGGTGATTACCGCTTCCCAACAACTGGAAGCCTATGACGAGGAACTTAAGAGGGAAACCTGTTTAGAAGTGGGCATCTATACTCATGATGCGATCGCCGATACCCGTCAGCAACCGCAATTGTCCGCCGAGGAGATGTTAGCCGTCACCACAGCTACAGTTTCTCGTTTAATTGCCGATGATAAATTTGTCGTCGCCGTCGGGGGTGAACACGCTATCACTACGGGAGTAGTACAAGCTTATCGACAAGCTTTATCGGAACCTTTTACTGTGGTTCAAATTGATGCCCATGGCGATATGCGTTTTGAGTACGAAGGCTCCCACCATAACCACGCCTGTGTGATGCGTCGGGTGTTAGAAATGGGTTTACCGACCTTACCCGTGGGAATTCGGGCTATTTGTCGAGAAGAAGCGGAATTAATCGCTAAACAGCAGATTCCCGTGGTTTGGGATCGAGATATCGCCGGTGATCCCGATTGGATCGAAAAAGCGATCGCCAAAATTACGACTGAGAAGGTATTTTTAACCATAGACGTAGATGGCATTGATCCCGCTTTAATTCCGGGGGTGGGAACACCCGAACCGGGGGGGTTAAGTTGGCATCAAACCCTAGGCTTTCTCCGTCGTCTTTTCCAAACCCATCAGGTGATTGGCTGTGATGTGATGGAATTGGCCCCGATTAGTGATTCGGTGGTCTCGGAATTTACCACTGCCAAGTTAATTTATAAATTAATTGGCTATCAATTTATTGCCTAG
- a CDS encoding DNA double-strand break repair nuclease NurA, with the protein MTNNKNDNYANLPDELLEDILEDAPKIAEKIKPLFNELQQQRKTLHQILDDNDLICRVDNLENPPIPSVAAVDGGQAIEKSIGADTLIAVGVGVEGLVREDQRKWGSVQYKNWQDVLPHSSESNPKVTRGAMTALELLVISQTPHDVIIADGSHQTPVIGINSLTSMSTLDEPHFQQATWDIINRFSLIDSLKKAMTNPNIVYMVKYDSSQEIGLSVLKNFDLKLDDKTSMTLILNAGEFTKPLPVGQTTKTERVWKDLYISVSSKFDFQGKRDKIKEDLNQAIILPKSRKVYFTYYKPYQWSPAYRIEMKESCANTEIELAKVLKAIKEQVVSTEIKEPYPQYLADLMAKSISGGLEALRAVVQYQFIDNPDFLQLLTQSYRT; encoded by the coding sequence ATGACTAACAATAAAAATGACAACTATGCTAACTTGCCAGATGAATTACTAGAAGACATTCTGGAAGATGCTCCTAAAATAGCAGAAAAAATCAAGCCACTTTTCAATGAATTACAACAACAAAGAAAAACCCTGCATCAAATCTTAGATGATAATGATTTAATTTGTAGAGTTGACAATTTAGAAAACCCACCTATTCCTTCTGTTGCAGCGGTTGACGGTGGACAAGCTATTGAAAAATCTATTGGTGCTGATACTTTAATTGCAGTTGGTGTTGGTGTTGAAGGATTAGTTAGAGAAGATCAGCGAAAATGGGGTTCAGTTCAATACAAAAATTGGCAAGATGTTCTCCCGCACAGTTCTGAGAGTAATCCTAAAGTGACTAGAGGAGCGATGACAGCTTTAGAATTATTAGTTATTAGTCAAACACCACATGATGTGATTATTGCCGATGGTTCTCATCAAACACCAGTTATCGGAATTAATAGTTTAACCAGTATGTCAACGTTGGATGAACCGCATTTTCAACAAGCTACATGGGATATAATTAATAGGTTTAGCTTGATAGATTCTCTGAAAAAAGCGATGACCAATCCCAATATAGTATATATGGTTAAATATGATTCTTCTCAAGAAATTGGCTTAAGTGTTTTAAAAAACTTTGACCTCAAGCTTGACGATAAAACCAGCATGACATTAATTTTAAATGCGGGGGAATTTACTAAACCGTTACCTGTGGGTCAAACCACAAAAACAGAGCGAGTTTGGAAAGATTTATATATTTCAGTTTCAAGTAAATTTGATTTTCAAGGTAAGCGAGACAAGATAAAAGAGGACTTAAACCAAGCTATTATTTTGCCTAAAAGCCGAAAAGTATATTTTACTTATTATAAACCTTATCAATGGTCGCCAGCTTATAGGATAGAAATGAAGGAAAGCTGTGCTAATACAGAAATTGAATTAGCCAAAGTATTAAAAGCTATCAAAGAACAAGTTGTTTCAACAGAGATCAAAGAACCTTATCCTCAATATTTAGCGGATCTGATGGCTAAAAGTATTAGTGGTGGTTTAGAAGCGTTAAGAGCCGTGGTACAATATCAGTTTATTGATAACCCTGACTTTCTCCAATTGTTGACCCAATCTTACAGAACTTAA
- a CDS encoding ATP-binding protein produces MDLLDKLNNHSDQFNIGSVGSPSNTTEIIIDINQKSEKKRNLGQLVCLVQPQDQENLVVIGQISEIETQNRWHEDLTFRGIIKRRGSLPHLSEKADVRTAKLNVQACFSIAPDGKITPGTLGTSPATGTPIISVRDEILDKLLEQYKNQIIYLGNAYATDVKMPLWLKHFDRGEGGAGEAYHIGVFGKSGSGKSGLAAYMLLGYGQHKNMGIIFIDPQNQFASETDLPFKLHDSLRELGRKVAVYRLTNQIRLGTKNNAVNLFCSLLLKTEFYRNIGVRSKESQDYASDEVSRIIRDTLSNQEVELKKGGDDLLLNVLQSLRQDNNALQRVYASNQPRQRLQDTLQELIDNDREFKRVQQEIWQPVLDLFLENDSQGNRRSSLWHIVQKSASDEQKPIVFLDIKGEGTTFADNEEIKALILKEISTILKVAGENAFKEDKKLNCLICLDEAHRFVKSSFGNDDNSEMSNLTRTFVDGVRTTRKYGLGYMFITQTIASLHKEIVGQLRLYAFGYGLTSGSEYRQIEELVSDKQALSLYKSFVDPQSNKQYPFMFLGPVSPLSFTGSPLFVQMFTEFSQFQNANNLQSSDEFHF; encoded by the coding sequence ATGGATTTACTTGACAAACTCAACAATCACTCAGATCAATTTAACATCGGTAGCGTTGGTTCACCGAGTAACACGACAGAAATTATTATAGATATTAATCAAAAAAGTGAGAAAAAGAGAAATTTAGGGCAGTTAGTTTGTCTGGTTCAACCGCAAGATCAAGAAAATTTAGTGGTTATCGGACAAATTAGTGAGATAGAAACTCAAAATCGCTGGCATGAAGATTTAACCTTTAGAGGTATTATTAAGCGTAGAGGTTCACTTCCTCATCTTAGTGAAAAAGCAGATGTGAGAACAGCTAAATTAAACGTTCAGGCTTGTTTTAGTATTGCGCCAGATGGAAAAATCACCCCAGGAACGTTAGGAACTTCCCCTGCAACGGGTACGCCTATTATTTCAGTTCGAGATGAAATTTTAGATAAGCTTTTAGAGCAGTACAAAAATCAAATTATTTACTTAGGTAATGCTTATGCTACTGATGTTAAAATGCCTCTTTGGTTAAAACATTTTGATAGAGGAGAAGGGGGTGCGGGAGAAGCTTATCATATCGGAGTTTTTGGAAAAAGTGGCTCTGGTAAGTCTGGTTTAGCCGCTTATATGCTTCTAGGTTATGGTCAACATAAAAATATGGGCATCATTTTTATAGATCCTCAAAATCAATTTGCAAGTGAGACAGATTTGCCCTTTAAACTACATGACTCGCTCCGAGAGTTAGGTAGAAAAGTTGCAGTTTATCGTTTAACTAATCAAATTAGATTAGGAACTAAAAATAATGCTGTAAATTTATTTTGCTCTCTTTTACTAAAAACAGAGTTTTATCGAAATATTGGAGTTAGAAGTAAAGAAAGTCAAGACTATGCTTCTGACGAAGTATCTCGAATTATTAGAGATACTTTATCCAATCAAGAAGTAGAGCTAAAAAAGGGTGGTGATGACTTATTATTAAATGTCTTACAGTCATTAAGACAAGATAATAATGCTCTACAAAGGGTCTATGCTTCTAATCAGCCAAGACAGCGTTTACAAGATACTCTTCAAGAGCTTATAGATAATGACAGGGAATTTAAAAGAGTTCAACAAGAAATTTGGCAACCTGTATTAGATTTATTTCTTGAAAATGATAGTCAAGGTAATCGTAGAAGCTCATTGTGGCATATTGTTCAAAAATCTGCTAGTGATGAGCAAAAGCCTATTGTATTTTTAGATATTAAGGGTGAGGGTACAACTTTCGCAGATAATGAGGAAATCAAAGCACTGATTCTTAAAGAGATTAGCACAATTTTAAAAGTAGCGGGAGAAAATGCCTTTAAAGAGGATAAAAAATTAAACTGTTTAATTTGTCTTGATGAAGCTCATCGCTTTGTTAAATCCTCTTTTGGTAATGATGACAATAGTGAAATGTCCAACCTAACAAGAACATTTGTAGATGGGGTAAGAACCACAAGAAAATATGGCTTGGGTTATATGTTTATTACTCAAACAATTGCATCTTTACATAAAGAAATTGTCGGTCAATTAAGACTTTACGCTTTTGGATATGGTTTAACTTCTGGTAGTGAATACAGACAAATTGAAGAATTAGTAAGTGATAAACAGGCTTTAAGCTTATACAAATCATTTGTTGACCCTCAAAGTAATAAACAATATCCGTTTATGTTTCTCGGTCCCGTTTCCCCTTTGTCTTTTACGGGTTCTCCTTTATTTGTTCAGATGTTTACAGAATTCAGTCAATTTCAAAATGCTAATAATCTTCAATCCTCGGATGAGTTCCATTTTTAA
- a CDS encoding Druantia anti-phage system protein DruA, protein MKKHQKDHVRDQLLSKLSEYGVAWDFDSQKLIVDDLRFMQNRLAKHTNSKGLKYEEEFKNCLAKPEEIDILKINPYLEVVNTQKQRELWTYATSFWSIPVTTGYGRRIRFLVFDEQNNKLIGIFGLSDPIIGLGVRDQYITWTKDQKLERLYNCMTAYILGAVPPYNLVLGSKLIALCLMFPEVRKHFYEKYKNRVSIISGQNKQADLVYIDTLGAFGKSAIYNRLMNWKFIGYTKGQSHLHITANGSWELIKQVVPETFFDTYKFGQGPNWKLRVLKKGLRELGFSEDMLSIGWQRGYYSCTIAENWQEYLLGESNQPQWKILDRNKLIKYWKDQWIIPRLDKLEENLRKTKSLD, encoded by the coding sequence ATGAAAAAACACCAAAAAGATCACGTTCGAGATCAATTGTTATCAAAGTTATCTGAATATGGAGTTGCATGGGATTTTGACTCTCAAAAGTTAATAGTTGATGATTTACGATTTATGCAAAATCGATTAGCTAAACATACGAACTCAAAAGGTTTAAAATATGAGGAGGAATTTAAAAATTGTTTAGCTAAACCTGAAGAAATAGATATTCTTAAAATCAATCCTTACTTAGAAGTTGTGAACACCCAGAAACAAAGAGAACTTTGGACTTATGCTACTTCTTTTTGGTCAATCCCTGTTACAACTGGTTATGGTAGAAGAATACGTTTTTTAGTTTTTGATGAACAAAATAATAAATTAATTGGTATTTTTGGACTCAGTGATCCAATTATTGGTTTAGGAGTTAGAGATCAGTATATCACTTGGACAAAAGATCAAAAGCTAGAGAGATTATATAATTGTATGACTGCTTATATTTTAGGTGCTGTACCTCCTTATAATCTAGTTCTCGGCAGTAAATTAATTGCTTTATGTTTGATGTTCCCTGAAGTTAGAAAGCACTTCTATGAAAAGTATAAAAATAGAGTATCCATTATTTCTGGACAAAATAAACAAGCTGATTTAGTTTATATAGATACTTTAGGAGCATTTGGAAAATCAGCAATATATAACCGTTTAATGAACTGGAAATTTATAGGTTATACAAAAGGTCAAAGCCATTTACATATAACAGCTAACGGAAGTTGGGAATTAATTAAACAAGTCGTTCCAGAAACCTTTTTTGATACTTATAAATTTGGTCAAGGTCCCAATTGGAAACTAAGAGTTTTAAAAAAAGGACTAAGAGAACTAGGATTTTCAGAAGATATGCTAAGTATTGGTTGGCAAAGAGGATATTATAGTTGTACAATAGCTGAGAATTGGCAAGAGTATTTATTAGGAGAATCTAATCAACCACAATGGAAGATTTTAGATCGTAATAAATTGATTAAATACTGGAAAGATCAATGGATTATTCCACGTTTAGATAAATTAGAGGAAAATCTAAGGAAAACGAAAAGTTTAGATTAA
- a CDS encoding M10 family metallopeptidase C-terminal domain-containing protein: protein MLASSPKSSCFDCNDTLLGRNGDDTLIGGTGNDSLTGGSGRDFFRYNSRTEGIDTIADFNVLDDTILVSRSGFSGGLTVGTLLNTQFTTGTSATTSAHRFIYNASNGQLLYDIDGTGTTAASQIATLSPTLAVTASNFVVF from the coding sequence ATTCTTGCATCTTCCCCAAAATCCTCATGTTTTGATTGTAATGATACCCTACTCGGCAGAAATGGCGATGATACTCTCATAGGAGGGACAGGAAATGACAGCTTGACAGGAGGAAGTGGCCGTGATTTCTTCCGCTATAACTCACGCACGGAAGGCATTGACACGATTGCCGACTTTAATGTTCTAGATGACACGATTTTGGTATCTCGGAGTGGATTTAGTGGCGGTTTAACGGTTGGTACGTTACTAAATACCCAGTTTACTACCGGAACATCAGCGACGACCTCTGCTCATCGTTTTATTTATAATGCCAGTAATGGTCAATTATTGTACGACATTGATGGTACAGGAACAACAGCAGCCAGCCAAATTGCGACACTTTCTCCAACTTTAGCTGTAACTGCCAGCAATTTTGTGGTTTTCTAA